One genomic region from Cydia strobilella chromosome 27, ilCydStro3.1, whole genome shotgun sequence encodes:
- the LOC134753529 gene encoding isocitrate dehydrogenase [NAD] subunit gamma, mitochondrial-like, giving the protein MAVRLLSKLKLIPELGGAAYSSSAAAPATVSDFDIQHKTPVIRKQSHIPKAHYGGRHAVTMLPGGGIGPECMGYVRDIFKYIGAPVDFEVVDIDPDVDNDEDVQYAITTIKRNGVGLKGNIETKSEAAYVTSRNVALRNELDMYAYVMHCKSYPGLDTRHKDIDVAIIRQNTEGEYAMLEHESVHGVIESMKVVTASNSERVARFAFEYAKKNGRKKVTTVHKANIMKISDGLFLETSRRLAKEYPELEHNDMIIDNCCMQLVAKPHQFDVMLMTNLYGSIVSNVVCGLLGGAGLLSGRNYGEHYAVFEPGTRNTGTAIAGKNIANPIAMINASVDMLEHLGHHFHADLIRGAVTKTINVDRIFTPDVGGTASSTDVVKAIIGNIGQGLGHGH; this is encoded by the exons ATGGCAGTGAGGCTATTATCTAAACTAAAGCTAATCCCAGAGTTGGGAGGTGCCGCGTATTCGAGCTCGGCCGCAGCACCTGCTACTGTGTCTGACTTCGATATCCAGCATAAAACACCAGTTATCAGGAAACAGTCCCACATTCCGAAGGCTCATTATGGAGGAAGACATGCTGTTACCATGCTGCCAGGCGGTGGTATTGGTCCGGAATGCATGGGTTACGTCAGAGACATATTCAA ATACATTGGAGCCCCTGTAGACTTCGAAGTGGTGGATATTGACCCTGATGTGGACAACGATGAGGATGTGCAGTATGCTATCACCACTATCAAGAGGAATGGTGTTGGACTTAAG GGCAACATCGAAACCAAGAGCGAAGCGGCCTACGTGACCTCACGTAACGTTGCCCTGCGTAACGAACTGGACATGTACGCTTACGTGATGCACTGCAAGTCATACCCCGGACTCGACACGAGGCATAAGGACATCGATGTCGCTATTATCAG ACAAAACACAGAAGGAGAATACGCCATGTTGGAACACGAATCAGTACATGGTGTGATTGAGTCCATGAAGGTTGTGACAGCTAGCAACTCCGAGAGGGTGGCCAGGTTCGCCTTCGAGTACGCGAAGAAGAACGGACGTAAGAAG GTGACAACGGTCCACAAAGCCAACATCATGAAGATCTCCGATGGCCTGTTCTTAGAGACTTCTCGACGTCTCGCCAAGGAGTATCCGGAGCTGGAGCACAATGATATGATCATCGACAATTGCTGCATGCAGCTGGTCGCTAA GCCTCACCAGTTCGACGTGATGCTCATGACCAACCTCTACGGCTCCATCGTGTCCAACGTGGTCTGCGGTCTGCTGGGCGGCGCTGGACTGTTGTCTGGAAGAAATTACGGCGAACACTATGCAGTGTTTGAACCTGGCACTAGGAACACAG GCACAGCGATCGCCGGCAAGAACATCGCGAACCCCATCGCCATGATCAACGCGTCCGTGGACATGCTGGAGCACCTCGGGCACCACTTCCACGCGGACCTGATCCGCGGCGCCGTCACCAAGACCATCAACGTGGACCGCATCTTCACTCCCGACGTCGGGGGCACCGCCTCCAGCACGGACGTCGTCAAGGCGATCATAGGTAACATTGGACAGGGGCTTGGACACGGACATTAG